The following are encoded in a window of Risungbinella massiliensis genomic DNA:
- the secY gene encoding preprotein translocase subunit SecY produces the protein MFQAMSNIWKVEDLRRRILFTLMMLVVFRIGSFIPVPNTNADILKAFTENSQGVFGLINAFSGGSFANFSIFAMGIFPYITASIIMQLLSMDVIPAFSRWAKEGEVGRRKIQQWTRYFTIILAVVQSIAMSIGFNRMAAGFIIDPGFWTYFLISLTLTAGTAFLMWVGEQITEKGIGNGISILIFAGIMAALPTTSMYVYNSFFPKGANVAIGVLKTVGLLLIVVFLIVAIIYIQQGVRKINVQYTKRVVGRKMYGGQSTHIPLKVNAAGVIPVIFATSLLLFPPTIANFWAGNPVADWISTNFNYTSAPLGMVLFVILILGFTYFYTFVQINPMQLSDQMKKNGGFIPGVRPGKQTLNYLTGTLNRLTLSGALFLAAISIIPILFINLAGLPQQVQVGGTSLLIVVGVALETMKTIESQLIKRHYKGFMK, from the coding sequence ATGTTTCAGGCCATGAGCAACATATGGAAAGTGGAAGATCTTCGTCGTCGGATTCTCTTTACGCTTATGATGTTAGTTGTTTTTCGGATCGGCAGCTTTATTCCCGTTCCGAACACTAATGCAGACATATTAAAAGCGTTTACTGAAAACAGCCAAGGCGTTTTCGGTCTCATTAACGCATTTTCTGGTGGTTCCTTTGCGAACTTCTCGATCTTTGCGATGGGGATTTTCCCATACATCACGGCTTCTATTATCATGCAACTATTATCGATGGATGTCATTCCGGCATTTTCGCGTTGGGCTAAAGAAGGAGAAGTTGGTCGTAGGAAGATTCAGCAATGGACTCGTTATTTTACGATTATCCTTGCAGTTGTTCAATCGATCGCGATGTCTATTGGCTTCAATCGTATGGCAGCCGGTTTCATAATTGATCCTGGATTTTGGACTTACTTCCTGATCTCACTTACCTTAACCGCAGGAACTGCTTTCTTGATGTGGGTAGGGGAACAGATTACGGAAAAAGGTATTGGGAACGGAATTTCCATTCTCATTTTTGCAGGTATTATGGCGGCACTTCCAACGACTAGTATGTATGTTTACAATAGCTTCTTCCCTAAAGGTGCCAATGTTGCCATCGGCGTATTGAAAACTGTGGGCCTTCTGTTGATTGTAGTTTTCCTGATTGTTGCAATCATCTATATTCAACAGGGTGTTCGCAAAATTAATGTACAATACACGAAAAGAGTAGTTGGACGCAAAATGTATGGAGGTCAATCAACGCATATTCCTTTGAAAGTGAATGCTGCGGGTGTGATCCCAGTCATCTTTGCAACCTCTCTGTTACTTTTCCCACCTACGATTGCAAACTTCTGGGCTGGAAATCCAGTAGCAGATTGGATTAGTACCAACTTTAACTATACAAGTGCTCCTTTAGGTATGGTGTTGTTCGTTATCCTGATTCTTGGTTTTACTTACTTCTACACATTTGTACAGATCAACCCGATGCAATTATCGGATCAGATGAAGAAAAATGGTGGGTTTATTCCAGGAGTTCGACCAGGTAAACAAACGTTGAACTACCTGACAGGGACTCTTAATCGTTTGACGCTATCTGGAGCATTGTTCCTTGCAGCAATTTCGATTATACCAATTCTCTTTATCAACTTAGCTGGTCTGCCTCAACAGGTTCAAGTTGGTGGAACTTCCTTATTGATCGTAGTTGGCGTCGCGCTAGAGACGATGAAAACGATCGAAAGTCAGTTGATCAAACGACACTATAAAGGATTCATGAAATAG
- a CDS encoding adenylate kinase, whose amino-acid sequence MNIILMGLPGAGKGTQATRIIEEMNIPHISTGDMFRAAVQEGTPLGLEAKSYMDQGQLVPDHVTIGIVKDRLAKEDCSSGFLLDGFPRTVPQAEALDQLLTELGRELEHVVYIDVKEEELMRRLTGRYICRSCGASYHELFAPAKVAGVCDRCGGELYQREDDKAETVANRLKVNMKQTQLLLDYYQSAGIVVRVDGMQEIDEVTDEILTKIRDGKL is encoded by the coding sequence ATGAATATCATTTTGATGGGGCTTCCCGGAGCTGGTAAAGGTACACAAGCTACCCGTATCATTGAAGAAATGAACATCCCTCATATTTCTACTGGCGACATGTTTCGTGCGGCCGTCCAAGAAGGGACACCACTTGGATTAGAGGCTAAATCGTATATGGATCAAGGACAACTCGTTCCAGATCATGTTACGATTGGGATTGTCAAAGATCGCCTCGCTAAAGAAGATTGCTCTTCTGGATTCCTGCTAGATGGTTTTCCACGCACGGTACCGCAAGCGGAAGCGTTGGATCAGCTTCTAACGGAGCTCGGTCGCGAGCTTGAGCACGTGGTTTATATCGACGTGAAAGAAGAAGAACTGATGAGACGCTTGACTGGTCGTTATATCTGCCGTAGCTGTGGTGCGTCTTATCATGAACTGTTTGCACCAGCGAAAGTTGCGGGAGTATGTGATCGATGTGGTGGCGAGTTGTACCAACGTGAAGACGATAAAGCAGAAACCGTAGCAAATCGTCTCAAAGTAAATATGAAGCAAACTCAACTTCTCTTGGATTACTATCAATCTGCTGGAATTGTAGTTCGCGTTGATGGAATGCAAGAGATTGATGAGGTAACGGATGAGATTTTAACCAAAATCCGTGATGGAAAATTATGA
- the map gene encoding type I methionyl aminopeptidase, protein MITLKSTNELERMRQAGKIVYLTHQELKRHIHPGITTKELDRIAERFIRQHDAFPSFKGYNGFPGSVCISINEELVHGIPSARKLRDGDIISIDIGAKFDGYHGDSAWTYPVGVVSSEAERLLKATEDSLYHGLSQAKAGVRMGDLSYAIQQVAEAAGFSVVREYVGHGIGQDLHEDPAVPNYGIAGKGLRLKSGMTLAVEPMVNAGSRYVRTLEDDWTVVTTDGSICAHFEHTIAITDEGYEILTTA, encoded by the coding sequence ATGATCACGTTAAAATCAACTAACGAATTAGAACGAATGAGACAGGCGGGTAAAATCGTATATCTGACTCATCAGGAGCTAAAGCGACACATTCATCCTGGTATTACTACCAAGGAACTGGATCGCATAGCAGAACGTTTTATTCGTCAACATGATGCCTTTCCGTCCTTTAAAGGATATAATGGATTTCCAGGAAGTGTCTGTATCTCCATTAATGAGGAACTGGTACATGGAATTCCTAGTGCTCGAAAGCTTCGTGATGGAGATATTATCTCGATCGACATTGGAGCGAAATTCGATGGTTATCATGGAGATTCTGCGTGGACATATCCAGTAGGAGTAGTATCTTCCGAAGCAGAGCGTTTGTTAAAAGCGACAGAAGACTCCCTTTATCATGGGCTGTCTCAAGCCAAAGCAGGTGTTCGAATGGGAGATCTCTCTTATGCCATACAGCAAGTAGCGGAGGCAGCTGGTTTTTCAGTTGTTCGCGAATATGTAGGACACGGGATTGGTCAAGATCTACATGAAGACCCTGCAGTTCCGAATTATGGCATTGCCGGTAAAGGACTGCGCTTGAAATCAGGAATGACCTTAGCGGTTGAACCCATGGTCAATGCAGGCTCCCGCTATGTACGTACTTTGGAAGACGACTGGACGGTTGTCACCACGGACGGTTCGATCTGTGCCCATTTTGAGCATACCATTGCAATCACGGATGAAGGCTATGAGATTCTCACGACAGCGTAA
- a CDS encoding KOW domain-containing RNA-binding protein: protein MRFSRQRNGVGCGDQSNAGDRFVLGQIVQVLRGTCAGEYAIIIRKDNSRTLWLVNKDRFTIDHPKQKNVKHVQPTNWIAEDILEILQKNGRLTDAMLRYALNQYLLQRKGE from the coding sequence ATGAGATTCTCACGACAGCGTAATGGGGTAGGATGTGGGGACCAGTCGAATGCAGGAGATCGCTTTGTACTCGGCCAAATAGTACAAGTGCTTCGTGGAACTTGTGCGGGTGAGTACGCGATCATTATTCGAAAAGATAATTCACGCACTTTATGGTTGGTGAATAAGGACAGATTTACCATAGACCATCCAAAACAGAAAAACGTAAAACATGTCCAACCAACAAATTGGATTGCAGAAGATATCTTGGAGATCTTGCAAAAAAACGGTCGTTTGACGGATGCAATGTTGCGATATGCCCTGAATCAATACCTGCTCCAACGGAAAGGAGAGTGA
- the infA gene encoding translation initiation factor IF-1, translated as MAKEDVIEVEGKVKEPLPNAMFRVELENGHEVLAHVSGKIRMHFIRILPGDRVTVQLSPYDLSRGRITYRYK; from the coding sequence GTGGCCAAAGAAGACGTGATTGAAGTGGAAGGCAAAGTAAAAGAGCCGCTACCTAATGCAATGTTTCGAGTAGAGCTCGAAAATGGTCACGAAGTCCTTGCACACGTATCGGGAAAAATTCGGATGCATTTTATCCGTATTTTGCCTGGGGATCGAGTAACAGTTCAGCTCTCCCCATATGATTTATCACGCGGGCGGATTACCTATCGCTATAAGTAA
- the rpmJ gene encoding 50S ribosomal protein L36: MKVRPSVKPICEKCKVIRRKGAVMVICENPKHKQKQG; this comes from the coding sequence ATGAAAGTGAGACCATCCGTAAAGCCCATTTGCGAAAAATGCAAAGTGATTCGTCGTAAAGGGGCAGTTATGGTAATCTGTGAAAACCCAAAACACAAACAAAAACAAGGTTAA
- the rpsM gene encoding 30S ribosomal protein S13 — protein MARISGIDLPREKRVEIALTYIFGIGRSQSKKIIEESGLNPDTRVRDLTEEEVAKLRSYIDKHLIVEGDLRRETALNIKRLMEIGSYRGIRHRRGLPVRGQSSKTNARTRKGPRRTVANKKK, from the coding sequence ATGGCACGTATTTCAGGTATTGACCTGCCACGTGAGAAACGCGTTGAGATCGCCCTGACCTATATCTTTGGGATTGGTCGTTCTCAGTCAAAGAAAATTATTGAAGAGTCGGGTTTGAACCCAGACACACGTGTTCGTGACTTAACGGAAGAAGAAGTTGCGAAACTGCGTAGTTATATCGACAAGCATTTGATTGTCGAAGGGGATCTACGTCGGGAAACAGCTCTTAACATCAAACGCTTGATGGAGATTGGTTCCTATCGTGGAATTCGTCATCGCCGTGGTTTACCTGTTCGCGGACAAAGCTCAAAAACGAACGCTCGTACACGTAAAGGACCACGTCGTACAGTTGCGAACAAGAAGAAGTAA
- the rpsK gene encoding 30S ribosomal protein S11, whose amino-acid sequence MAKRKTTTQRVKRRVKKNVESGVAHIRSTFNNTIITITDPRGNSIAWQSSGTQGFKGSRKSTPFAAQLAAEAAAKVAMENGMKSVEVYVKGPGAGREAAIRSLQAAGLEVSLIKDVTPIPHNGCRPPKRRRV is encoded by the coding sequence GTGGCGAAACGGAAAACTACTACGCAACGTGTTAAACGTCGTGTGAAAAAGAACGTAGAATCTGGTGTGGCTCATATCCGTTCTACTTTTAACAATACGATCATTACAATCACAGATCCACGTGGTAACTCGATCGCATGGCAAAGTTCTGGTACACAAGGATTTAAAGGTAGCCGGAAAAGCACTCCATTCGCAGCTCAATTGGCGGCAGAAGCAGCAGCAAAAGTTGCAATGGAAAATGGTATGAAAAGTGTTGAAGTTTATGTAAAAGGACCTGGTGCTGGACGTGAGGCAGCAATCCGTTCGCTTCAAGCGGCTGGGCTAGAAGTAAGCCTCATCAAAGATGTGACACCAATCCCACATAACGGTTGCCGTCCACCAAAACGTCGTCGTGTCTAA
- a CDS encoding DNA-directed RNA polymerase subunit alpha — MIEIEKPKIEALELSSDHRYGKFVVEPLERGYGTTLGNSLRRILLSSLPGAAVTSIQIDGVLHEFSTVPGVVEDTTEIILNLKKLSLKIHSDEEKVLEIDVDGGSEGTIVTAADIRGDSDVEVLNPDLHIATLESNSQLRIRLTANRGRGYVSAEKNKKEDLPIGVIPIDSIYTPIERVNYQIENTRVGQVTNYDKLTLEVWTDGSLHPDEAVSLGAKIMNEHLLLFVGLTEEARDAEIMVEKEEDKKEKVMEMTIEELDLSVRSYNCLKRAGINTVQELTQKSEEDMMKVRNLGRKSLEEVQEKLEELGLGLRKED, encoded by the coding sequence ATGATAGAAATTGAAAAGCCGAAGATTGAAGCTTTAGAGTTAAGCTCTGATCATCGATACGGAAAGTTTGTAGTGGAACCTTTGGAACGTGGATACGGTACAACACTTGGGAATTCCCTGCGCCGCATTCTGCTCTCTTCTTTACCTGGCGCAGCGGTCACCTCTATTCAGATTGATGGAGTTCTTCATGAGTTCTCTACTGTTCCTGGAGTAGTAGAAGATACGACCGAGATTATCTTGAATCTGAAAAAACTCTCTCTCAAAATCCACTCTGATGAAGAGAAAGTTTTGGAGATTGATGTAGATGGTGGCTCAGAAGGAACGATTGTGACAGCTGCCGATATTCGCGGTGATAGTGATGTTGAAGTTTTGAATCCTGACTTGCACATTGCTACTCTTGAATCCAATTCCCAATTGCGGATTCGTTTGACTGCAAATCGTGGTCGTGGTTATGTTTCCGCAGAGAAAAACAAAAAAGAAGATTTGCCAATTGGGGTAATCCCGATTGATTCCATCTATACTCCGATTGAACGTGTTAACTACCAGATTGAGAATACACGTGTTGGACAAGTCACCAACTACGATAAACTGACGCTCGAAGTTTGGACTGATGGTTCCCTTCATCCAGATGAAGCAGTTAGCCTCGGAGCAAAAATCATGAATGAACATCTTCTTCTTTTTGTTGGTTTGACCGAAGAAGCGCGAGATGCAGAGATCATGGTGGAAAAAGAAGAGGATAAAAAAGAGAAAGTAATGGAGATGACAATTGAAGAATTGGATCTCTCCGTACGTTCTTACAACTGCCTCAAGCGTGCAGGAATCAATACTGTACAAGAGCTGACACAAAAATCGGAAGAAGATATGATGAAAGTCCGCAACCTCGGACGCAAATCCCTCGAAGAAGTACAAGAGAAGCTAGAAGAGCTTGGCTTGGGCTTACGGAAAGAGGACTAA
- the rplQ gene encoding 50S ribosomal protein L17, with protein sequence MAYAKLGRDKGARKALLRDLATDLIINGRIETTESKAKEIRSIVDKLITLGKRGDLHARRQAAEFVRKTRSHTIKDGEEVTHEQVDAVKKLFEEVAPRYAERNGGYTRIMKLGPRRGDAAPMVFIELV encoded by the coding sequence ATGGCATACGCAAAACTTGGTCGTGATAAAGGTGCGAGAAAAGCGCTTCTCCGTGACCTTGCAACAGACCTAATCATCAATGGACGCATTGAGACGACAGAATCCAAAGCGAAAGAGATTCGTTCCATCGTCGACAAATTGATCACTCTTGGAAAGCGTGGAGATCTCCATGCTCGCCGTCAAGCTGCTGAGTTTGTGCGCAAAACTCGTTCCCATACTATAAAAGATGGCGAAGAAGTAACGCATGAACAAGTAGATGCAGTGAAAAAGTTGTTCGAAGAAGTGGCTCCTCGTTATGCAGAGCGTAATGGTGGATATACACGTATCATGAAGCTTGGACCACGTCGTGGAGATGCTGCTCCAATGGTATTTATCGAGCTTGTTTAA
- a CDS encoding energy-coupling factor transporter ATPase, whose product MHPLIELNQVWFHYEEEEPPQNDWALHDISLSIYEGEYLSIIGPNGSGKSTLSRLLNGLYLPQKGEVLVDGLNTNNAQDIWEIRRMVGMVFQNPENQIVAPTVEDDIAFGLENLGVPRTDMTNRIAEVLERVGLTNYRKQEPHHLSGGQKQRLAIAGIIAMRPKVLVLDEATSMLDPEGTKSVLALAQELQQEGTTLIHITHSAEEAFRANRVLVLENGRVKLDLARDILYQQGEKLLDMGLDAPFEIQLQRRLRELGWEIPSPLQQPKDLVEVICRSLSKI is encoded by the coding sequence ATGCATCCATTAATTGAGCTAAACCAAGTGTGGTTTCACTATGAAGAGGAGGAGCCACCTCAGAATGATTGGGCTTTGCATGACATATCACTCTCTATTTATGAAGGAGAGTATCTTAGTATCATCGGACCTAATGGCTCCGGTAAATCAACTCTCTCTCGCCTATTAAATGGACTCTATCTTCCACAAAAGGGAGAAGTATTAGTAGACGGACTCAACACAAATAATGCTCAGGACATTTGGGAGATTCGTCGAATGGTGGGAATGGTTTTCCAAAATCCAGAGAACCAGATTGTGGCCCCAACAGTTGAAGATGATATTGCCTTTGGTTTAGAGAATTTGGGGGTACCTCGGACGGATATGACAAACCGAATCGCCGAAGTATTAGAGAGAGTAGGATTAACAAATTATCGAAAGCAAGAGCCGCATCACTTATCAGGAGGCCAAAAACAGCGACTTGCGATTGCAGGTATTATTGCAATGCGTCCGAAAGTCTTGGTTTTAGATGAGGCAACTTCTATGTTAGATCCAGAAGGAACTAAATCGGTTCTCGCCTTGGCGCAGGAGTTACAACAAGAAGGAACGACTCTTATTCACATTACTCATTCAGCAGAGGAGGCATTCCGAGCGAATAGAGTTTTGGTGTTAGAGAATGGACGAGTTAAGTTGGATTTAGCGAGAGATATACTCTATCAACAAGGGGAAAAGTTGCTAGATATGGGTTTAGATGCACCATTTGAGATTCAACTTCAACGACGTCTCCGAGAACTTGGCTGGGAAATACCAAGTCCTCTTCAACAACCCAAAGATTTGGTGGAAGTCATATGCAGATCGTTGTCAAAAATATAA
- a CDS encoding energy-coupling factor transporter ATPase, with protein MQIVVKNINFTYGPNTPFERQALMGIDFSLPASTYTAIIGHTGSGKSTLIQLLSGLLTPTSGTIQMGEIVVDHKSKSLQDLRNLVGMVFQYPEHQLFAETVKKDVAFGPMNQGLSEEEVESRVLVALERVGLPSSLWERSPYQLSGGQMRRVAIAGVLAMKPQVLILDEPSAGLDPIGKSHLLEMIYSLHQQEGFAVLHVTHDMNEAAQYADQMLVLAEGKLVLSGKTEILFQQDETLQSLGLDIPKSVQWVDKLNQKISSPLPRSLFTVEQVAEELMKRKKGSP; from the coding sequence ATGCAGATCGTTGTCAAAAATATAAATTTCACCTACGGACCTAATACACCATTTGAGCGACAAGCACTTATGGGAATTGATTTTTCCTTACCTGCTAGCACCTATACCGCTATTATCGGACATACAGGTTCAGGTAAGTCTACGTTGATCCAACTTTTGAGTGGTCTTCTTACACCCACTTCTGGAACGATTCAGATGGGGGAAATCGTAGTTGATCATAAGAGTAAATCACTTCAAGATCTTCGTAACTTAGTTGGCATGGTTTTTCAATATCCAGAACATCAATTGTTTGCAGAAACAGTAAAAAAAGATGTTGCTTTTGGTCCCATGAATCAGGGTCTTTCTGAAGAAGAAGTAGAAAGTAGAGTATTAGTAGCTTTGGAGCGAGTCGGTTTACCTTCTTCACTTTGGGAGCGCTCTCCATATCAGTTAAGCGGAGGGCAAATGAGGAGAGTAGCGATTGCTGGAGTCCTTGCGATGAAGCCTCAAGTACTGATCTTAGATGAGCCTTCTGCCGGTTTAGATCCAATTGGAAAATCCCATCTATTAGAAATGATTTACTCACTCCATCAACAAGAGGGATTTGCAGTATTGCATGTAACACACGATATGAATGAGGCTGCTCAATATGCCGATCAGATGTTAGTTCTTGCAGAAGGTAAACTGGTTTTATCTGGTAAGACGGAAATACTTTTTCAACAAGATGAGACTCTTCAATCGCTAGGGCTGGATATACCAAAATCAGTACAATGGGTTGACAAACTAAACCAAAAAATTTCGAGTCCTCTACCAAGAAGCTTATTTACGGTGGAACAAGTAGCGGAAGAATTGATGAAGCGCAAAAAGGGGAGTCCATAA